In Caproiciproducens sp. NJN-50, the following are encoded in one genomic region:
- a CDS encoding TIGR01440 family protein → MRNEIEEQARGAVTEFLDAVTLRPGDILVVGCSSSEICGKKIGSGSSEETANAVFGAIYPILKDRGIYLAAQCCEHLNRAIVLEKEAAEKYGLPIVNAVPQPKAGGSFATAAYRAFQHPAAVESVQANAGMDIGDTLIGMHLRPVAVPVRLNVKKIGEANLVCARTRPKYIGGERAHYDPELG, encoded by the coding sequence ATGCGGAACGAAATTGAAGAACAGGCCCGCGGGGCCGTGACGGAATTTCTGGATGCCGTTACGCTGAGGCCGGGCGACATTCTGGTGGTCGGATGCTCCTCCAGTGAGATCTGCGGGAAGAAGATCGGCTCCGGTTCCAGCGAGGAGACGGCGAACGCGGTGTTCGGCGCGATTTATCCCATTTTGAAGGACAGAGGGATCTATCTCGCGGCCCAGTGCTGCGAGCATCTGAACCGCGCGATCGTCCTGGAGAAGGAAGCGGCTGAAAAATACGGTCTGCCCATCGTCAACGCGGTGCCCCAGCCCAAGGCGGGCGGTTCATTCGCCACGGCGGCCTACCGTGCCTTCCAGCATCCGGCGGCGGTGGAGTCCGTTCAGGCGAACGCCGGGATGGACATCGGCGACACGCTGATCGGGATGCACCTGCGCCCGGTCGCGGTGCCGGTGCGGCTGAATGTGAAAAAGATCGGAGAGGCGAATCTGGTCTGCGCGAGGACCAGGCCGAAATATATCGGCGGAGAGCGGGCGCACTACGACCCGGAGCTCGGCTGA